The Helicobacter sp. 11S03491-1 sequence CTGCTGTGGAATACGCTTGTTATTTGGCAACCATCACAGATACAACACTCAATTATCGTCGTACCGAATTTAGCCGCATCAATGAATCAAATGCCCAAAATATCGAAGAATTAATCAAGCAAAAAAAGCTCAAAACAAAATTTGGGATTGACATTGAAGCACTTGAAGATGAAGAAGAAAAAATTAAAGTCCTCTTTACAGATAAAACTAGTGAGATTTTTGATAAAATAGTTTATGCTATTGGAGGTGTGGCGCCAATAGATTTTCTCAAGAAATGCGGCATCTCATTAGATGCGAATAATATCCCTATTATCAATGACAAACTTGAAAGCTCGATAAAAAATCTTTTTATTGCAGGGGATATTTTATTCAAATCCGGAGGTTCTATCGCAATAGCACTCAATCATGGACATGAGATTATTAAAGAAATTCAAAATAGAGCATAATCATTTTCGCAAATATTTATTTTGTTTAATAAAAAAATATCAATAACTTTTGTTTCCATCGTAGTACTTAAAAATTTGAGTCTTTAAGTGGTTTGTTGGTAAAAGTAGTTTAAAATTAAGAATAATCTAATTTTTATGAGGAGTATCCAATGTTTCATGAATACCGAGAAGAAATCTCTCAATTAAAAGCTAAAAATGCACATTTTGAAAAAATTTTTGATGAGCACAATGAATTAGATCAAAAAATCACTAATGCTGAAAACGGTCTCAACCCAATCTCAGAAATTGAAATTGACAAAATGAAAAAACTCAAACTCAAACTCAAAGATGAAGTTTATGCAATGATTATGGATTATCGAAAAAATCCTGATGTTAGATAAAAGCTAAGTCTCTTATCTG is a genomic window containing:
- a CDS encoding YdcH family protein, coding for MFHEYREEISQLKAKNAHFEKIFDEHNELDQKITNAENGLNPISEIEIDKMKKLKLKLKDEVYAMIMDYRKNPDVR